The Tripterygium wilfordii isolate XIE 37 chromosome 17, ASM1340144v1, whole genome shotgun sequence genome has a window encoding:
- the LOC119982067 gene encoding 40S ribosomal protein S13, translated as MGRMHSRGKGISASALPYKRTPPSWLKISAQDVDENICKFAKKGLTPSQIGVILRDSHGIAQVKSVTGNKILRILKAHGLAPEIPEDLYHLIKKAVAIRKHLERNRKDKDSKFRLILVESRIHRLARYYKKTKKLPPVWKYESTTASTLVA; from the exons ATGGGACGCATGCACAGTCGAGG TAAGGGCATTTCCGCATCTGCTTTGCCGTACAAGAGGACCCCGCCGAGCTGGTTGAAGATCTCTGCTCAAGAT GTTGATGAGAACATTTGCAAGTTTGCAAAAAAAGGTTTGACACCATCTCAGATTGGTGTTATTCTTCGTGATTCTCATGGTATTGCTCAGGTGAAGAGTGTTACTGGGAACAAGATTTTGAGGATATTGAAGGCACATG GGCTTGCTCCTGAAATCCCTGAGGATCTGTACCACCTCATTAAGAAAGCTGTTGCAATCCGCAAACATCTAGAAAGGAATCGAAAGGATAAGGACTCCAAGTTCAGGTTGATTTTGGTTGAGAGCAGGATCCACCGCCTAGCTCGTtactacaagaaaacaaagaagctTCCACCTGTGTGGAAATA
- the LOC119982641 gene encoding short-chain dehydrogenase reductase 3b-like, whose translation MSTPRLEGKVAIVTGAASGIGEEAVRLFVSHGAFVVAADVQDELGLQLVASIGLERVSYHHCDVSDEKQVEETVNYALSKHGKLDILFSNAGIMGPLTGILDLDMEGFDNTMATNVRGAAATIKHAARAMVGKKIRGSIICTASVSSSMGGTGPHAYTASKHALLGLVRTACSELGVHGIRVNCISPFGIATPLSCRAYNMEPSDVEASISAVANLKGIVLKARHVAEAALFLASDESAYISGHNLAVDGGYTAVSHSYSTI comes from the exons ATGTCTACGCCAAG ATTGGAGGGCAAGGTAGCAATTGTGACCGGCGCAGCAAGCGGAATCGGCGAAGAAGCAGTGAGACTGTTTGTTTCACACGGCGCATTCGTCGTCGCTGCCGATGTTCAAGACGAACTGGGTCTTCAACTGGTGGCGTCAATAGGTCTTGAACGCGTCAGCTACCACCACTGCGACGTCAGCGACGAGAAACAAGTGGAGGAGACGGTGAATTACGCATTatcaaaacatggaaagctcgatATACTGTTCAGCAATGCTGGAATCATGGGCCCGTTGACTGGAATTCTGGACCTTGACATGGAAGGATTCGACAACACAATGGCCACCAACGTTCGAGGGGCCGCGGCGACAATCAAACACGCGGCTCGTGCCATGGTGGGTAAGAAAATCCGAGGATCTATTATTTGTACTGCGAGTGTTTCGTCTTCGATGGGAGGTACTGGACCACATGCGTATACCGCATCGAAGCATGCTCTGCTGGGTCTGGTTCGGACGGCTTGCAGTGAACTGGGGGTGCATGGGATTAGAGTGAATTGCATTTCTCCATTTGGGATCGCGACGCCATTGTCGTGCAGGGCGTATAATATGGAGCCGAGTGACGTTGAAGCGAGTATTAGCGCTGTGGCTAATTTGAAGGGGATTGTTTTGAAGGCCAGGCATGTCGCAGAGGCTGCTCTGTTTCTTGCTTCGGATGAATCTGCTTACATTAGTGGCCATAATTTGGCGGTTGATGGTGGCTATACAGCGGTTAGTCATAGCTATTCGACAATCTAA